Within Vicia villosa cultivar HV-30 ecotype Madison, WI unplaced genomic scaffold, Vvil1.0 ctg.001659F_1_1, whole genome shotgun sequence, the genomic segment gcagagtgaagttcaacaaaggcaaacaaagaacacatggatcccttgattacatccatgctgatctttgggggcctgcaaggtgtgcatcacattcaggagcaaggtattttctatccatagtagatgattattccagaaaattatgggtattcatccagaagactaaggatgaaacttttgagaatttcaaaagttggaagactctggttgaaaatcagactggcaggaaggtcaagaggttgagaaccgacaatggccttgaattttgcaatgaggcattcgacaatttttgtgctgcctttggtattacaaggcatagaactagtgcaggtactccacagcaaaatggtttggctgaaagatttaatcgaactattttggagagagtcagatgcatgttgactagtgcggggttaaggaaggtgttctgggctgaggctgtttcgacagcaacatatctgataaacagatgtccttcgacagcgttagatatgaagacacctgaagaagtttggtcgggacatccaccagatctcgacaaactgagagtatttggttgcgtagcctatgctcacattaggcaagacaaggtcgaacctagagctctgaaatgcatgttcatgggataccctgaaggagtcaaagcttataggctatggtgcctagagccaggtcacaggaggtgtatcaccagtcgagatgtagttttcaatgaagctgaaatggcttttaagaaaactgatgatgttggtcgaaatacagaaacatctgacgaagagctggaacaggtagagattcctattgaggtggagcatgttgatgctgaattgcatatcccagatgaagtcgaagaagaagcagaagatgctgaagttgaggaaactgacaatgactacctattatcgagagataggtcgagaagagtcatcaagccacctcaaagacttggatatgcagatcttatagcttatgccttaatctctgcaagtgaggttctagacgaagaacctagagactataaggaagttatgaggagtcgaaataagactgaatggctgaaggccatggatgatgagatgaaatctcttcatgataatcatacttgggaactgatcaagaaacctgttggggcaaggttagtcagctgtaaatggattttcaaagttaaggaaggaattgaaggagtgatgtcgaaaagatacaaggcaaggctagttgcaaggggtttcactcagaaagaaggtgtcgacttcaatgatgtgttttctcctgttgtgaagcataggtccattcgaatgttgcttgccatggtggcacagttcgatcttgaactggaacagatggatgtgaagactgcgttcttgtaaggtgatctagatgaaacgatcctgatgaggcaacctgaagggtatgtcgaaaaggggaaggaagattatgtgtgcaagttaaagagatctttgtatgggctgaaacaatctcctcaacagtggaataggagattcgacaagttcatggcacgcataagtttcattagaagtcagttcgaccactgcgtttacttcagatttcgacctggtaattcatttgttattttgttgctttatgtggatgatattctcatagcaagcaacagtgtcgaagatgtgatgagggtgaaggctgaactcaataaggagttcgatatgaaggatctgggagctgcttccaggattcttggaattgacattcgaagagatagaaagaagtcgaagttatgcatatctcaagaggcatatctacggaagattcttgaaaagtttggtatgtcgaattcgaagccagttgtgactccaacaaaccctcaattcaagctgagtattgatcagtgtcccagtactaatgtcgaaagagcctatatgaatagcattctgtatgctaatatagttggttctttgatgtatgctatggtttgtactagacccgacatagcttacgtagttagtcttgtaagcaggtacatggcgaatcctggaaaggctcactggcaagcattgaagtggattttaaggtacataaatgggtctctgaatagagtcctaatttatggtggagcctcgggtgaagatagtaaagcagaaatagaaggatatgtcgactctgattatgcaggttgtatggattctagaaagtctatttctggatatgttttcactatgtttggcacaacaattagttggaaagcaactcttcagaaggatgttgctctatcaaccactgaagcggaatatattgctctcactgaagctgtgaaagaagcattgtggcttgaaggttttgcgaaggagctgaaacttcaaggtcgaggtattactgttaaatgtgatagtcaaagtgcaatacacctgtcaaagaattcagcctatcatgagcgaactaagcacattgatgtgaggctgcatttcgtcagaggagtaatcgagcgtggagaagtccaagtgctgaaggtttcgactgaagacaatgctgctgatatgatcaccaagacattgccgagttgcaagtttttccactgtatgcagttgataaagctgcgtgaagaaagctagtttgttccttgacgttgtagagttaggtccaaggtggagatttgtgagatattggatcgaactctagtattgtcgaagggtagcttcttggttcgacagttcgacagagttaagcatgaagtcgaaggattgttcacatgctggtgtcgaagtgtgcatgctgtagtcgaagatgggtctagcatgcagatgtcgaagatgctagggttgttagcatgttaaattaggttttagtgtttaaaccctaatttgttaagttagcttgtttattaagttggcttgtgtaatgggccttgctgaaaaagcccattagttagtatgttaggttttattataaatagcatactagtctctcatcattgctaagctgcaaatcctaatttacggtgagagaggttatttgttattcttgtaaacttgtaatcttgttttaagagaaagagaaagaatagcagttataactaattcttgtgttcctcttcttccttgtcctttattcttccttgttttatactttgttcttggcattgaattcacaacatacTGTCAATGTCAATGTGTGTAATTATAAGTTGATTACCTATCATGCAAGTATTAATTGTACAATATAAAACTGAATTATTTATCTCAAAGACGTCATAGTTAAGTGATTATTTTGCATAAGTTTATGTAGTGTCgtgaaacgtcttaaagagaAAAACCTAACTTGTAACTCAAAATTTTTTCAGTAGTTACTTTTTCAAAACGTGAAATAACaatttgacataaaaaataatctaaaataaatattcttgattttagtttttatttaagcaaatgaatttgtttaagtatttcactAAATTATTACTTACTCCCCCTtctcacaataggtgtcctctttgaaattttcacactttttaagaaaataattaattatgttgatttcaataataaaatagatgtcatttactaaaataaccttattaataataggtagtggagtagttaaatgaattaaaacacaataaataagggtaagttaatggaaaaatataataaatataacattGATATTataaatggacaaataatttgagacaaataaaaaaaaaagaagatgacACATATTGTGAGACGGAAGAAATATCTATTCTATATACACTACCATACATTTATGGTTTTTCTTTAACTTTTGTTGAAAAAACCCAAGACCACATTTATTATTGATAAACCATAAATTGAGCATTAACCTTTTAGCCGGTTATAATAGTTTTTTGTAAtacattcaaatcaatctttgaATGTTGGATAATTAACTCTAATCATTTATAACTTACAAGAGCCAAACTGCATCGGGAATATGTCCCTTCTTACACTCTTGCGCACCTTAATTTAGTCCATAATTCTTATACTAACTCGTGTAGAAAGAGAACATGAATGTTATTAAACAAACCAAACTTTCAAGCATTCCAACAAATAAGACCAGAAATAGAGATCTTCTAAGTTCAACCAACAACAATTCCTTTTTCATGTTAATCAAAAGACTAATGCATAAACTAATTAATATTAGCAATAATTATAATTAACAAAGTCGATACATAGTTAAACATATCTTACacctaattaaaaaaaaaaaaaaagagacaaaaataactaaaaatcaACCTCAAAGGTGGTACACATATCTAGTAATAATATGGTTGGTGACGTACCACGTGAGGGTTAGAATTAGAAGTATTAGGTTGACGATATGGTGTTAATGGCACATTATTATCATTGTTATTACTATCATAAGAACATTGAGGTGTTGAAGAAGAATCATGTTCATGTTCATGTTGAGGTTGGCATTCCATGTTGACACCAAACAACCTAAGTACCCTTGAACTTGAACTGTTTCCTACCGGTTTCGTCCTTTGGTTCTGTCCTTGGGATACTCTACCTGTAATATTATAACACGTGCATTCAGATAACAATAATCATGTTATTaatatgaaaacaaaaaaaaaaaaaaaggtaaagtaAAAGTAAATTAGAAAAATGTAACTACTTCAAAATTCGATTCTGATTAGGATGATGTGAAGGAGAAAGAAAAACAAGCCAAACACCACCGCCTTGTTTTCTGAacctataatttatttttatgttaaaaacaaaaaaaataaaagttatttaTTTGAGAGAAAGAAATTGCACGTTCATTGAACATTGAACGAAAATGTGGCGCGTATGAAACAAGATTTGCCTTCCCACAAATCCCAACAAAAAACCACATTTCTCCCAATTAATTGGAAGGTAGACTTCACGCACTTCCATGAGAATGTAACTTTTCATcttgtttttttaatgaaaaaaattagtgAAAAAAATTTTGCTTACAATAAAATTACCATGAAAAATTTGAAATTAGTCCATCTATTTacataaaaatcaaaatagatTGAAAAATAATTCAAATTGTTCGAAGAGGGATAATTTAATAGTAATGTGAGATTATTTGGGTCAGTTCAGAACAGTTGTATTTTTTAACTATACTAAAGCAGATTTGAGAGAtcgaaaaaaataaaatggtttATGATGTTAGTATATGATTAATAATATATTTGGCTTCACGTTTACAATAGTGAAAGTACATCTGAAGCCATTTTTACTATGAAAATAAAGAAGCTAATAATTCTAACTTTTGAAAGACGCACATTTGAAGGAGTTTTTGACGCGCAAACAAACATGAGTTACTTTTTTAAATTAGAATGTGAATCAAGTGAATGTTAAGTAAGATGTGACCGAAACTAATCCATCTATTTACATAAAATCACAATcaacataaaaatcatttttcaaaaagtttgaaaTTTAGGGATATTTTAAAGAGTAATTTATAACCTAATTGTTAACATCTGCGATATGATTGACCTCAAATACGCGTTATTACGTCTTAGAGTTATTGTCCTTTAGTTTTTGTTGAGGGCAATTGTTCTGAGCTGGTCAAGAAAATCTCACATTAATTACTTAAGAGTTAAGAATCGAGGTTAAAGATAGGTTATATATAACACTTATACACCTCAACTCAACAAGACGACGATTTTTCAAAAGGAAAAAATCGAAGACTTTAGGTCGACCAGAACAATAACTATGACTATTGATGCTAGTATATGATTAGTTGTTACTTTTTAGAtaagaatatgaatcaagtgaAAGTAAACTACAAGATGAGATAGCATTCAAGAGATATCAAAACCTACCTGCATGAAGACAATGATCATGTTGGTATGGCAAAACCTGCTGATGCTGATGAAGATGATGCGCAGGATAAGGCAAGTGCGCAGAATAGAATCCTCTGGACCACCCAACACCCACAACCTCATTCTTATCACTCCCTTTCCCATGCTGTCCCACCCCTCTGCTAACATACGCCGACTCATCATTCCCATTCCTCCTCCTCCAGTTAATAAAAAGCCTCTGACTATCAACACGGTGTCGTTCAAACAAAACGACGTCGCCAGCATCTAAACGCTTATCTTTCACATAACGACTCCAACCCTTAGTCAACACGTAGCTTTGACTGCTGTTCCAATACGAGTAACGGAACCGCCAGCTCTTCCCCGACTCGTCCTCGAAACTCAGTAACAAGCCCTTGCACTCGTTCGACTCAGCGCCACCACCGCCGAGTGGGAAGTATCTTTCTGCGTATTGCTTTGGGATGACCAGACGGTTGAGTTTCCCTACGTCGCTTGGTGTTAAGGGTTTCTCGAACATTGGTTCCTTTTCGTCTTCGGGGAGTTTTGCAACGGTCGTGTCGTTTTCTTGTTCTTCTTCGTCGTTTTCATGGGTTTGTGAAGTGAGCCATGGAGGTTGGTGGTGGTGGAGTGGCCATGAAGTGGTTTGGATTGGTTCTAGTAACATCATAggttgttgttggtgttgatgatgttgttgttgtgtccACCAGAGTGAGGTTTCGGAAAGATCCATAGGGTGGTTTTGAGGAGAAAATGGATGAAGaaatagagagagaaaaagagaaagagagagagaagaatggtttgatggagaagagacGTGAAGAGTATGGTTTGATGTGGGATGGGAATAATATACTTACTATCTGATGGAGTTTGTGAAGATATGACAAAGAAAGAGAAAAGGGGGAGATATATAGAGATTGAAAAATACACGTCAattgaaatatttgaaataataatACCCATGTAATTAAGACAAAATGTTGTTGAGGAAAAATAGAAAAAGCATTTCTGTACTTGGAATTTGAATGGAGTTTAATTTTTgtatttgtaaataatattattttaaaatttattttaattttaaatatatttatttagcattaaaaatatggaaaaatcACACCCATGTTTTCTAAAATGActctttaattttaaaatatctatTAAATTTTCTTAAACTTATTTATactaacaaaaaaaacaattaataaataaatattagataTATTTACGATTTTAGACTGTCATAAAAAATATAGAGGATGTCAATGTTATTTTAATAGGTCTCAATAATGTTCctacatattttaaaattaaaaagaattattgATGTAATTTTTATAAATCTTTTGGAAGGTGGATGTAATTTCCtctaaaaataaagatattaagataaattatttaaataaatgaatattgATCTTGTTAACTCTACTCAATTAATATTCAAGCAATGACATTTTATTGATAAATAAAATGTGAtaagtatgttttaatattaaaaaaacttatttaaatctcctcatttttaataatttttaaaaaaaagcttcttaaaaataaattattcaaattaCAATTTAGATCACAAACTAAAAAGATCTTTtagatatttattaaataatatttttagttatatataaataaaatatttttcttattaataatatttttattatatttattttataataaattataaattaactaTTTAATGATATTTTCTTGCATTAAATTTATACATATTGAaagtattaatataaattaaaattaaaatatgatatCACATAAAATCAAATTATTTAAACATTATGTTAAACATCAAAATAAACTTAAACTTATTAATACACTAACTTGTTAATCTATTACATAGATtatattaggattagggttatcATATGTTACTAAATTTGCAAACAAATCAAGTCAAGTAAAGGATAAACATTCATCCCAACTTCTCTCCTCACACCAAGTAATCATCACAATCTGCTCCCTCACAATCCTTCAATCTCATCAAAGCCGGCCTAGTTAGTTACCTTTTCACCAATTAATTTACACACCgaattcctctttttttttttttcactttgccTCATTATCACCAAACAACCATTGACTTTATGTTTTCTAATCACCAAAAATCTCATAATTTCAACCTTTCTAGATAGGATAAACCATATGCCGTAACATGGTACAAATCTTACTATTTTTAATTTACTTTCCAATCACTTTATGCTTATGCTTCAGATCAAGCTAGGGGTTGTCATTGATGATTAACAGAGCCAAAGAGAGTGTGGTCCATGATCTCGTGTATTTTGTAATTGACATATGTACATTCATATAGGTCTAATTCATTTAACTCTCTCCAAAGTGTAGTATCTTCAGGATGGAAGAATAGTATTTATGTCACGTGTAGCACTTTATCTTTACTGTTTCGCCATTTGTAGTTATTGTATGGAGCTAAAGATAATTCAATACCATATGCACGAGTTTCTTGCAGTTTTAAATAAGGGTTTGGGATTTCAATTTGACTTTAATATATGGTAATGTTAATGTTTtagaaaaaatattagtaaaataatttaaattagtaaGGAAAATTTAGTGAGGAGAAACGCAAACTTCTtctcttaattaaaattaaggtATTTTTAGTCTCAACAAATTAAAATTCAGtgtattttttcaaaaatgaaatcTTGTATAGATGCTTATTAGCTCGGTTggtaaaaaatgatattttattttaaaggtCCTATGGTCAAATCTAAGAGGGTcacaaataagaaaattttatcACCCTTTTTATTAGAACTAGTaactttttggatttttttaaaacaattgttTCATTTATTAAcgagaaaaatattatttctctagAGTAATttgaatatataaattattattgaataattataaatttattattcaaataattttatttttaattttgcaaaaatttatttttatttctattactCTTACttatataaaatttttataaaatacaattttttttaatcaacatAATATGCACAATATGACTCACCGTATAAAGAGttaattttgtattttgaaagatGATTCAACTTTGATAAAATAAATGTAAATATTTAATTACCAAAATTAACATTAGTTTCATAGTAGATATCAAAAAATTTAGTAGTAAAAATTCTTAGAACTTcttctaaaaattaaatatttaattatagtaGATGaacaaaaaaaactttgttttaataGTCGCCTTAGGCCTCATATTACGTTGGGTCGGCCCTGCCCACGAGAAAACATAAATCTATTTTGATActactttaaatattttttcaaatcctaTAAAATTAATTAGGTCTAATAAGTAACACTTATTTACTCACCACAAATTACTCACTTATGATTGGATATcataaaataaacataacagATCGGAGCGGAATCTAATAGGATGCAATCAAGAAATCATTCAATTGTTTAAAAATTTTAGAACAGAACAATATAACTTGTTCATAATATAACTTGTTCATTCTGCTCAAATCAAAAGTGAAGGAATATGAAATAGAATCTATACCACTTAATTCTGCTCCACTCCATccaattttaaataattcaaacaataaaaTATAAGTGCATCCGATCTCATTCTACTCCACTtcttttgatttcttcaatccaaacaaatCTTAGTCTCACTCTCTCTTTGattcatatattttcatattcatttcttttaatatttaaggtttaaatatttttttctaaattcaACATCAATTAATTTTTCTCTATTATAACATTCACTCCTAACTAATATTTgtcattaataaatattttttaaaattcaacatTTAGAGGTATAAATTTTttctttaatcatttttatttttgttttctatttctcttaaacaattataaatttataggaaaaataccctttttcgtcctctAACTTCCACAACTGCAAAGGCAATTGGGAGCATCTGATCATTTGAATCCCTACCTATTGCAGCAAGAATCTGCCCACCACATAAGCCCTTCAAAAAACAACCATCTAGACCTAAGATATGTTTAGACAATTTGAAGCTTTCCTTACATGCTGCAAAACAAACATACATCCTTTTAAAATAAGGTCTTTGATCTTCTACACCTTCTTGAACTGGTTCAACATTAAGCTTCACAGTGGACCCTGGGTTAGCTCTAAGTAGCTCATGACAGTAATCATATATCCTTGTGTAATCCCCTAAGAAAGATCCATCAACCATCTGAATCTTGCCCTTATTGCCTTGGTCTTATTAACACCCACATTCCACTTTCGTTGAGCCTTTGCCTTTATATCCTTTATCTTCATCCTTGGGTTGCTTTTCAAAGAGTTTTGAATTCTCTTGCTCAGCCATTTAGTGGTCAGCAATTTAACATTATAGTCCCTACTTCACTCATGCATGTCAACAATCTTCCTTAATTGCCAAGTATCCTCATTTGGCAATTTGGCACAATAGGCTTCCCATTGACAACCAGCCTTGCAATGCACTCTGACCCTCACTTTGTCATTCTTTATGAACTTCAAATTTATTCCACTTTGGACAGCATATAAAGTTATGGCTTGCTTGAATTCTTCCCTTGACCTAAAGTACACTCCAACTTTCCCATTTGAAATTGGCCATGTCCTTCTTCAGATTGAACATTGGGTAGCTCTTCTTGGTAACTGGACCAGTGCTATCATCACTATTACATCCACTATGAAGTTCTTCACTGTCATCCTCCATATCCTTTTCCATATCTTTATCAAACTGCTTTTTGCTTGGTTCACCATCAACATGTGGTTCATGTTCAAGTAGATTATCTAAATCTTCTTCCTCCAAGTCATCAAAACCATCAGATGAATCATCAAATGCCATTTCCATAGCACTCTCATAATTCTCATCAGCACTGTCATCTCCACTATCAGTACTAGACTCATCATGCACCTCACCAA encodes:
- the LOC131636193 gene encoding B3 domain-containing protein At5g06250-like; protein product: MDLSETSLWWTQQQHHQHQQQPMMLLEPIQTTSWPLHHHQPPWLTSQTHENDEEEQENDTTVAKLPEDEKEPMFEKPLTPSDVGKLNRLVIPKQYAERYFPLGGGGAESNECKGLLLSFEDESGKSWRFRYSYWNSSQSYVLTKGWSRYVKDKRLDAGDVVLFERHRVDSQRLFINWRRRNGNDESAYVSRGVGQHGKGSDKNEVVGVGWSRGFYSAHLPYPAHHLHQHQQVLPYQHDHCLHAGRVSQGQNQRTKPVGNSSSSRVLRLFGVNMECQPQHEHEHDSSSTPQCSYDSNNNDNNVPLTPYRQPNTSNSNPHVVRHQPYYY